The proteins below come from a single Corylus avellana chromosome ca3, CavTom2PMs-1.0 genomic window:
- the LOC132175509 gene encoding DNA-directed RNA polymerases II and IV subunit 5A-like: MTLSDEEINRLFRIRRTVMQMLKDRGYFVGDFEIDMTKEQFKDKYGENMKREDLVINKAKRNDSSDQIYVFFPEEPKVGVKTMKTYSQRMKAENVYKAILVVQQSLTPFAKSSINEISSKFQLDVFQVKLIALMILKNKIVAVDFCLASCIFVVLPKDSS, encoded by the exons ATGACGCTGTCAGACGAGGAAATCAATAGGCTTTTTAGGATTCGAAGAACGGTGATGCAAATGTTGAAGGACCGGGGTTATTTTGTTGGGGACTTTGAGATTGACATGACCAAAGAGCAGTTCAAGGATAAGTACGGTGAGAACATGAAAAGGGAAGATCTTGTTATCAATAAAGCCAAGCGAAACGATAGCTCTGATCAG ATATATGTTTTCTTCCCTGAGGAACCGAAGGTTGGTGTTAAGACAATGAAGACTTACTCTCAACGCATGAAGGCAGAGAATGTTTACAAAGCAATCTTGGTGGTTCAACAAAGTTTGACTCCCTTTGCTAAGAGCTCCATAAATGAGatttcttcaaaattccaaTTGGATGTTTTCCAGGTGAAACTGATTGCTTTGATGATATTGAAGAACAAAATTGTGGCTGTTGATTTTTGTCTAGCATCTTGCATATTTGTTGTTTTACCCAAGGATTCTTCGTAG